The Rhea pennata isolate bPtePen1 chromosome 9, bPtePen1.pri, whole genome shotgun sequence genome has a segment encoding these proteins:
- the CLDN1 gene encoding claudin-1, producing the protein MASGGLQLLGFVLAFLGWIGIIISTAMPQWKMASYAGDNIVTAQALYEGLWMSCAMQSTGQIQCKVYDSLLKLESSLQATRALMVAAILLGLVAVFVAVTGMKCMKCMEEDQVKKMRMAVFGGVIFIIAGMAALVATSWYGNRVARAFYDPFTPVNTRFEFGSALFIGWAAASLAMLGGAFLCCSCPRRETSYPPTRGYPKNAPSTGKDYV; encoded by the exons ATGGCCAGCGGGGGCCTGCAGCTCCTGGGTTTCGTGCTGGCCTTCCTGGGCTGGATTGGCATCATCATCAGCACGGCCATGCCCCAGTGGAAGATGGCATCCTACGCGGGGGACAACATCGTGACGGCCCAGGCGCTCTACGAAGGGCTCTGGATGTCGTGCGCCATGCAGAGCACGGGGCAGATCCAGTGCAAGGTGTACGACTCGCTTCTCAAGCTGGAGA GCAGTCTGCAGGCCACTCGGGCATTGATGGTGGCTGCAATTCTCTTGGGCCTTGTTGCTGTATTTGTTGCTGTGACTGGTATGAAATGCATGAAGTGCATGGAAGAGGACCAAGTGAAAAAGATGCGTATGGCTGTCTTTGGCGGAGTGATTTTCATCATTGCAG GAATGGCAGCACTGGTGGCCACATCGTGGTATGGCAATAGAGTGGCTCGGGCCTTCTATGACCCTTTCACCCCTGTCAACACCAG ATTTGAATTTGGATCAGCCCTCTTCATTGGCTGGGCAGCTGCTTCGCTGGCAATGCTGGGAGGAgccttcctctgctgctcctgcccccGGAGAGAAACCTCCTATCCACCCACCCGAGGCTATCCAAAAAATGCCCCCTCCACAGGGAAGGATTACGTATAA